One genomic window of Providencia hangzhouensis includes the following:
- a CDS encoding amino acid ABC transporter permease, with the protein MSAFRWEIIEEYAPLFAEGAMMTIKATIICVILGSLWGLTLGLGRTAKAEQGIWKPILHYFVQWPVRFYVSAFRGTPLFVQIMVVHFALVPLFINPRDGLFVTSGLMSVDTAKMLRSDYGAFLSCVIAITLNSGAYVSEIFRAGIQSIDKGQMEASRALGMSWAKTMRKVILPQAFRRILPPLGNNAIAIVKDSSLASAIGLADLAYAARTVSGAYATYWEPYLTISVIYWMLTFILAQLVQYMERRLGRSDLR; encoded by the coding sequence ATGTCTGCGTTTCGTTGGGAAATAATTGAAGAGTATGCTCCATTATTTGCTGAAGGCGCAATGATGACGATAAAAGCAACCATCATTTGCGTTATTTTAGGCTCACTATGGGGATTAACCCTCGGTTTAGGCAGAACGGCCAAAGCTGAACAAGGGATTTGGAAACCTATTTTACACTATTTTGTACAGTGGCCAGTTCGCTTCTATGTCAGTGCCTTTCGTGGTACTCCACTATTTGTTCAAATAATGGTTGTTCACTTTGCCTTAGTGCCACTGTTTATTAACCCTCGTGATGGCTTATTTGTTACATCAGGGTTAATGTCTGTTGATACCGCTAAAATGCTCCGCTCCGATTACGGTGCTTTTCTATCTTGCGTCATTGCAATTACTTTAAACTCAGGAGCTTATGTCTCTGAAATATTCCGTGCGGGTATTCAATCCATTGATAAAGGGCAAATGGAAGCCTCTCGTGCGCTTGGTATGAGTTGGGCAAAAACAATGCGCAAGGTGATTCTTCCGCAAGCTTTTCGGCGCATTCTTCCCCCATTGGGAAATAATGCCATCGCAATTGTCAAGGACTCCTCCCTCGCTTCCGCAATCGGTTTGGCCGATCTCGCCTATGCTGCAAGAACGGTCTCCGGCGCTTACGCAACTTACTGGGAACCCTACTTAACAATATCTGTGATTTATTGGATGCTGACATTTATACTTGCTCAGTTGGTGCAATATATGGAAAGAAGGTTGGGCAGAAGTGATTTACGTTAA
- a CDS encoding amino acid ABC transporter ATP-binding protein, translating to MIYVNNLQKKFGDAHVLRGISCEVKPQEVICVIGPSGSGKSTFLRCLNALERPDGGEIQVNGFNVHDPKTDLNKMRENVGMVFQRFNLFPHMTVLENLMMAPTLVKGIKKELALKQAEQLLIKVGLLDKIDAWPASLSGGQQQRVAIARALAMQPSILLFDEPTSALDPELVGEVLSVMKTLANEGMTMVIVTHEMGFAREVADRVLFIDQGIIQEEGTPEQLFTAPKNPRTAEFLSKVL from the coding sequence GTGATTTACGTTAATAATTTACAAAAAAAATTTGGTGATGCTCATGTACTTAGAGGTATTTCTTGTGAAGTTAAACCTCAAGAAGTTATTTGTGTCATTGGCCCTTCTGGTTCAGGAAAAAGTACCTTTTTACGCTGTTTGAATGCGCTAGAACGCCCTGACGGGGGAGAAATTCAAGTCAATGGTTTTAACGTTCATGATCCTAAAACTGATTTAAATAAAATGAGAGAAAATGTGGGGATGGTGTTTCAGCGTTTTAACCTATTCCCCCATATGACCGTGTTAGAAAACTTGATGATGGCGCCAACCTTAGTGAAAGGAATAAAAAAGGAATTGGCACTTAAACAAGCAGAACAACTTCTGATCAAGGTAGGGTTGTTAGATAAAATTGATGCATGGCCAGCCAGTTTATCCGGTGGGCAGCAACAACGAGTCGCTATTGCTAGAGCGTTAGCCATGCAACCATCCATTTTGTTATTTGATGAGCCGACATCTGCACTTGACCCCGAATTAGTTGGTGAGGTTCTTTCAGTGATGAAAACCCTTGCAAATGAAGGTATGACAATGGTTATCGTCACCCATGAAATGGGGTTTGCACGTGAAGTTGCCGACCGAGTCTTGTTTATTGACCAAGGTATAATTCAAGAAGAAGGCACGCCAGAACAACTCTTTACTGCACCTAAAAACCCACGGACTGCGGAGTTTCTAAGTAAAGTACTTTAA
- a CDS encoding basic amino acid ABC transporter substrate-binding protein codes for MFKKLVFAGCMSLAAFAGNVYAKESYTVGAGGTYRPFEYENSQKQLEGFDIDIIKAIAEAEGFDVKLVNTPWEGIFATLSSGDRDILISGITITDKRKNMVDFSNPYFPAEQAIVISETSDVKDLNSLKDLNVGVVNSSTGDIVVSDVIGKNSTAIKRFDNTPLLLQELFEDGIDAAVGDVGVIKYYIKTHPEKKFKLIYDNHFEKQYFGIAVAKGNSELQQKINNGLDKIIADGTYNKIYQKWFDENVPQLPKQ; via the coding sequence ATGTTTAAAAAATTAGTTTTTGCTGGCTGTATGTCATTGGCAGCCTTCGCCGGGAATGTTTACGCAAAAGAAAGCTATACCGTTGGTGCTGGTGGGACTTACCGTCCGTTTGAATATGAAAATAGCCAAAAACAGCTCGAAGGCTTTGATATTGACATCATTAAAGCAATTGCAGAAGCAGAAGGTTTTGACGTTAAACTTGTCAATACCCCTTGGGAAGGGATTTTTGCGACCTTATCGTCTGGTGATAGAGATATTTTAATTTCGGGGATCACAATTACAGATAAACGCAAAAATATGGTTGATTTCTCTAACCCCTATTTCCCGGCTGAGCAAGCGATCGTCATCAGTGAAACATCTGATGTTAAAGACTTAAATAGCTTAAAAGACCTGAATGTAGGTGTTGTGAACTCCAGCACTGGTGATATTGTTGTTTCTGATGTAATAGGTAAAAACAGTACAGCAATCAAACGTTTTGACAATACTCCTCTTTTATTACAAGAACTATTCGAAGATGGCATTGACGCTGCAGTTGGTGATGTCGGCGTAATTAAATATTATATAAAAACGCACCCTGAGAAAAAATTTAAACTGATTTACGATAACCATTTCGAAAAACAATATTTTGGTATTGCTGTCGCTAAAGGGAATAGTGAATTACAGCAAAAAATAAATAATGGCTTAGATAAGATTATTGCAGACGGTACATACAATAAAATTTACCAAAAATGGTTTGATGAAAATGTTCCTCAATTACCAAAACAATAA